tttcattctcattcaactttttaatttgtaagatttgttcctcattatttttaataaacttgaaaaatataaaatattaataaattattttccaatttatttttatgatataactaaacactaaaaaatagtttttaatttattttttattacactaccaaatattaaaaaatattttttaaaatttaattttaaaaaaatttattttttcaggaaacaAAACAGGAAGTTCTGCGTGCGATTCTCCCATAAAGTACAACGTTTTTCTCGATGTTCTCAAACACATTTTATATAGACAGCTTCGCCCTTCTATCAAATGACTTCTCCTGCTCTCCCTCTACTACGAATCTTCTCTAATCGCATTCTCCACCTGCCACGTGTTCGATCTAATCAAATCACAGCCAGGACAACGCTCATCGCAGCGCGTAGTTACACACTCGAACTCTTGAGAGTAGCATTCACTCTTAACCGCCCCAACCCCAAAATGTAATTTCAATCCAACACCCGCTGGCTTGTTCTCCTTATCTAGTTTCTAGAGATCTCTTCAACTTTCTCCGACAGCAAACAGACTCTCATCAGAAAAGCTTGGACTCATCCGATTTAGGGTTTCGCTTCATATCAATCAAATAATCTCACGCGTCGAAACCCTAATCACCGGATAaggtaatttattttcttccagTTAGTCGATTTGATCATCTTCTTATACAAATTATTAGCTTAATTGTTAATTTCGTACGTTAATTATGTGGATCTTGTTTAAAAAGAGCATATCCTTGTGAGTTAATTGCAAGTTTTAATCTTTCTCTTGAAAGGTTGCTTTTCTgatgttttgtttgtgtttttttttcatctactGTGGGTGTTCTTGTGTCTGTGATCTGACTAGCTTTTGGGCTTATGGGTGTAATTATTTCTCTTTGATTAATCAGATAGTTGAgatatttgatctttatttagTGGGATTTTGATGAATAAAGCAAGGTTACTTGTTATGGATTACATGGATATCCGTGTTTCCTTATTCGTATTAGTTTGCGATTTGATATATTGTGAATTTATTAGCTTGTATTTGCACTGATTTATGACACGTGAGCAACATATATTAATCTAGGATGTTGATTtgatgttttggtttttaacTTTGTCATGTGAATTTTTTGTGGCATGTTCTATTGTAGAAATAGAGCAACTTGGTCTTGCTTCCTAAGAAATATGTTGTTGTGTCAGAAAGGATGAAGTGATGATACCTTTGATTAAGTTAGTTATCCGTAGTTTTCATTTGTGTTCTAGTCCCTGTGAAATATAGGATGAAGGGACATCAACTGTCCTAACTTTGACAAAGTTAGTTATCCTTAGTTTTCAATTGTGTTTTAGTCCCTGTTAATGTGAGTTATTGCTGTTTAGGTCTGAGCTTTCAGGTTGTTGGACTTGAACAGTTAAGTTTTCATGTCTGATTTCGACGCCCAAACTCCTGCAGCTTATGGTAAGCTTGCTTTTTTATACTTATATTAGATTTCCTTGCTAGTGTTGTACTGACACTAGAATTTTTCTGAGAAGTGACAAAACCTTCTACTCCATATGTCTTAACaattatgtagtttttttatggTAGATCCTTTTGCTGATGCAAATGCCGAGGACTCTGGTGCTGGGACAAAAGATTATGTGCACATTCGTATACAGCAACGCAATGGTAGGAAAAGCTTGACAACTGTGCAAGGTTTGAAAAAAGAATTCAGCTATAACAAGATACTAAAGGACCTCAAGAAAGAGTTCTGCTGTAATGGTACAGTGGTGCAGGACCCTGAACTAGGCCAGGTGTGTGTTTCACCGTAGCATGTAAACTAGCATCGAATATTTCTCTCCTCATTGCAAATCCGTTTTTTGTGTATAGGTTATTCAACTTCAAGGTGACCAGCGCAAGAATGTCTCTACCTTCCTTGTTCAGGTAATCTTCACTCCTTGTGCCAGTCGATGAGtctttgaaaatcaattctTTCTCCTTTGGGTCATCACCTGATGTTCATAGTTAAGTGAATTCCAAATTTGTATTTTGCTTTGTTTGGTCAGGCTGGCATTGTGAAGAAGGAAAGCATTAAAATTCATGGTTTCTAAGCTACTGCTGCAAATTAAAACTCAGCACAGTGCTCTTCCTGCATGTGTCAAGAAATTAAGTAATATCGAAACTGTTACCTATCTTCCCTATGTTTGGTTTGATATGACATGCATCTTATGTTTCTGATGTTATCTGGTTTCTGTATTGTGAGATGATAATGGAATGTTCGACCGTTTTCTCTCCTGTTTCAAGTGATTATGCCTATCTGGGGTCAAACGTTGAATTGTTGAGAATCTATTGGTTTTCTCGGTTAGGGTTCAGTTGATTGGCAGGAAATTTAGTGGTGGTTCATTGCCTTTCCCCACACAACTGCTGTCAATTTAACTGTCAGGAAGCTCAGTAGATGGTTGAAGCTTCTGAGTCCTTACGGACGGGTTTAGGACTTCTCATGTTGGTGAGCGACTGGCAAGttatactaaaattaatatgCAAAGAAAAAGGATCAAACTCCGGATTATATGCTCTGCATTTTTTTCGTTATTTACTTGAGAGCAGCTTCGGGAAATATCCACCTGAATTTGTTTCAATGATTATCAAATTTGGTGGATTAGTTAAATCAACAAAAGAAACGAAATTCTTGAGATGGTTTCTTGGATGTAATTCGCAAGTGTCTTGTAGGCCTGAGTAAATTGGAAAGGATGGTAATTTGAAAAGGaacgcaaaaaaaaagaagaaccctGACCTTCCTAAGGTCGTAATAAGAGCTCTTTAGGTATCTGCTAATTAAACCAAGCCCAGCCCGTTGAAATATCAGATTGTAATTAATACAAAGTATATTCCAttagaataattattaaaaaaaaattatgttggacGGTAAAATGTATTTCTTTGTAAACATGATTCAAATTATACAttatacaattaaaaacaagcaaaaaagagaagtatattcactttttttttcactcaaatTCCAAATGAAATCTTCTGAATTTACTTTCTATTCTTCtccgaataaaaaaaatatactatcacGGATAAAGATCCActcactcattttttttcttccacaatTTATTTATCCCCATTAAGCCCTTTATTTACTATCACAGTCACTGTCAAGCCCGTGTACAGAAGTTTCACTTTTTATCTCCATGGAAATCAAACTTTTGATCACAAAACAGAGAAgccgacaaaaaaaaatagatatatggCTTCTGATTCACGGGTTTCTCGCTTCTCAACTTCTTCAAGAAGATATCAGACTCGATCTGGTTTGTTTAAAATCTTTCCAttcttttataatgttttttttttaaaaaataatttatatggaTCTTCGAGCTATCTCATGtatatcttcattattttagcAGGTTCTGAAATTAATGACTGTAAAAACCTTTAATAATCTTGAGATTTGTAGAATttaaaccaataattttttcaaaaacaaatctagaataTAATCAATTGAGTTATATCTTTTAGAGttaatattctttgttttataagAAATGGTGTgtgaaagtatttttatttgaatactAATCATATGCTGGAACATTTTCTTAGAATcacaaaatttttataaaaaaattaaataaattataaacatcaatttaaatttttttaaaaaattaagaaataaaattcaaagtgaaaaaagaaagagagagagagagatgcttCGTCATTTGAATAGAAAAACACCATTAGCAAGGGTcagttcttttgttttttaggtagTTTTGGAGCTACCACGTGTATTTAACGAAATGAATTGATGGGTACAATTGATGAAGGGTAAAATTGATGACAATCCTATGGATAAGGGGTATATTTGCAATTAACTCGGGTTTCCTTAATTAATGTAACCCCACCAATAAAGCAAACACTATAtcccttttctcttcaaaactCATATGTATAATAAAACTGCCTCCTATAGTGTAGtcatttttctattctttaaatgaaaatttatttgtctttgaatcaaggtatttttatcttttcacataatttattaggtattatgaatttatttaaaggtattttgataaatttaatatgtttatcagcaataaaataaccaaaatacccctagttgtaaaaaaaataaagggttgTGGGtgggtatttttatattttttttataaacaatagaATTACACATGTACAATTGGATCCAAGAAATTTTAGGATCAGGAGTATTATGATCTTTTAGCCATGATGTGTTTTTGCTGATTGTTAGTTTGGTCTATAATAGTTACGTAATTgactattaaaattatatttttaatttgaaaaagttgTTGGCGCATGTACAATTCACGTGTCAGCGTTGGAGCTGCCTGCAAACATTTTGGGCGTGCACGTACAATTACTTACAGGTActcaaaatgagtttttttcatCTAATATTATTACTCATTGTCTCTTTTCCCATATGGAGTGATACATGGTGTCCAGAAGTTATCAGTCTATCACCAgttatcttttcaatttaattattgctttttaatttatatatataatatttttttattcggcccttttacttttactttttttatttttgtcattttccctatttcaattttttttcctttatagtttttgtttttacaatgataataatgattttaatttgattatttttcttttgattttttatttttttttggttattttgtcaaagtttttatagttttcaattCTATCATTCATATCAAGTacatgacttttattttttcaataataataataataatcaaattaaaaattataatattaatgatgatagtgataatgatattattaataatagtagcaaatataataacaacaacaacaacaacaataataataaaaataacgatgataataagaataatagtaGTTGTAGCtagtgataatgataatgatactaatagtgatagtgatagtcataataacaataatagtgataataataattatgatattaatagttgtgataataataattgtggtaataataataacaatagtgaTAATACTATTACTAGTGatagtaacaataataataatgatgatgatattaataGTTGTTATAGTAATAtcgatgatgataataatgataataatggtCATAATAATAGTTTGTTTATGAATAAGTTGTGgtggtaatgataataataataataataatgatattaatagttataataatagtatcaataatgatgatggtgataataataataatgataataataatagtattaacAGTagcatattatttattattattatgtgaggaggaagaagaataaaaatagcgatgataaaaaaaaaacattaataatagtcatgatgataacaataataatgattatagtaataacaataacaacaataataatgataataatattaattgttgttaaaaaaaaatacaaataaaactcctattattattaataataatgataatgttaGCACAagtaacaataacaacaacaaacacaattattattaatagtaGTGAtggtagtaatagtaataacaatagtggtgattttaataatgatagaaataataatagtgttgataatgatattgatgatgatataaattgttaatattagcAGTAATAGtgattttaattatcattatttgaattgttatttttaaaaaaattcttttgcatgattgatttttttaatttcttttaatatttaatttattttatcggATTATTTAGTTCATATAATTTGAATTACAAGTTTGACATAATATCTTGTATTGGCTTAGCATTAATTAAGCATTGTTTATATAATTTGTCGTGACtgatttgtaatgttttttttttttttttttttattttaactctaTTTCAATGTTTAAAGTTTAAACAtcttgtacaaaaaaaatagtttgctATGTGGCGAAGCGAGAGCACCCAGTCTAGTTCTTATCTATTTTggtaagtttaaattttattgatcatATACATTGTGTCCTTTCTCACCAAGTAGTCgatatgaattttaaaacaaacacaaaaattttAGACAATTAATatgcttctctttcttttctttttagatttgttaaatttaaacttattcttttatatttttatatgctcttattttatgataatttcatccgtttaacacatatttttttttataactaatatatttatctctttatttgcagttttaaaatttaaaattttttattttattttttatgtgctttttgtttgtgatttttttaacacaCACGAACATATCACAATTAGTAAAATGAGAATTCCTTAGAAGGGTTGTGATGCAATCcatatttcatgatttttttgaattttttttaaaagttattttatgtttttaaattattttaataggctaatgtataaaaaaaataaaaaaatattattttaaagtatttttaaatatattttttttaataactattatCATACTAGTAAATACCCTCTTCATCGTTAATCTGCATCctactttaatattttaattgaaaggtTAATcgatttcaattgaaaattacTTTTGCTTTATCTACATTATATAGGTACACtctccctatatatatatattaatttttattttatgtcagATAATAAAccgtgagagagagagagagagagagagtcctgGAGTTCACGTTATGGACTGTAGCATGAAAGCCACCTGGCAAAAAGACACTTAAAGGGCAGAGGCACACCTGCCCCTGCAAATAGTCAAATCACAGTGTAATCGTTCTAGACCCTTCAAATTCTATCCAATCTCCACTTGTCCTTTGATGTTCTTACCTCTGCTATATCGTATCCTCATCTTGCATTCTAATGGCTCTCTAGCCGTTGGATACAAAGCCATCTCTTCAGATCCGTCCAAACTTCTAACGTCCGTTAGGTCCATGGTTCATGATA
This is a stretch of genomic DNA from Populus alba chromosome 11, ASM523922v2, whole genome shotgun sequence. It encodes these proteins:
- the LOC118047446 gene encoding protein translation factor SUI1 homolog — encoded protein: MSDFDAQTPAAYDPFADANAEDSGAGTKDYVHIRIQQRNGRKSLTTVQGLKKEFSYNKILKDLKKEFCCNGTVVQDPELGQVIQLQGDQRKNVSTFLVQAGIVKKESIKIHGF